Proteins encoded in a region of the Vicia villosa cultivar HV-30 ecotype Madison, WI linkage group LG5, Vvil1.0, whole genome shotgun sequence genome:
- the LOC131601152 gene encoding signal recognition particle subunit SRP54 2 yields the protein MVLAQLGGSISRALQQMSNATIIDEKVLNECLNEITRALLQSDVQFKLVRDMQTNIKKIVNLDDLAAGHNKRRIIQQAVFNELCNILDPGKPSFAPKKGKASVVMFVGLQGSGKTTTCTKYAFYHQKKGWKPALVCADTFRAGAFDQLKQNATKAKIPFYGSYMESDPVKIAVEGVERFRKENCDLIIVDTSGRHKQEAALFEEMRQVSEATKPDLVIFVMDSSIGQAAFDQAQAFKQSVAVGAVIITKMDGHAKGGGALSAVAATKSPVIFIGTGEHMDEFEVFDVKPFVSRLLGMGDLSGFMDKIHEVVPMDQQPELLQMLSEGHFTLRIMYEQFQNILKMGPIGQVFSMLPGFSSELMPKGREKESQAKIKRYMTMMDSMTNKELDSSDPKLMNESRMMRIARGSGRQVREVMEMMEEYKRLAKIWSKMKGLKIPKKGEMSALSRNMNANHMSKILPPQMLKQIGGMGGLQSLMKQMGSSKDMMGMFGGGDK from the exons ATGGTTCTCGCACAGTTAGGTGGGAGCATTTCGCGTGCTCTTCAGCAGATGAGCAATGCCACAATCATCGATGAAAAAGTTCTCAACGAATGCCTCAATGAAATCACCCGCGCTCTTCTTCAATCCGATGTCCAATTCAAGCTCGTCCGTGATATGCAGACCAATATCAAGAAGATTGTCAATCTCGATGATCTCGCTGCTGGTCATAACAAACGCAGAATCATCCAACAA GCTGTGTTCAATGAACTCTGCAATATCTTGGATCCTGGAAAGCCCTCTTTTGCTCCCAAAAAAGGAAAAGCTAGTGTTGTCATGTTCGTTGGTTTACAAG GATCTGGGAAAACCACTACCTGTACAAAATATGCATTTTATCATCAAAAGAAAGGCTGGAAGCCAGCTCTAGTATGTGCTGATACATTCAGAGCTGGTGCGTTTGATCAGTTGAAGCAAAATGCAACTAAAGCTAAGATCCCTTTCTATGGAAG CTATATGGAGTCAGATCCTGTGAAAATTGCTGTGGAAGGTGTGGAAAGATTCAGGAAAGAAAACTGTGATCTTATAATTGTTGATACTAGTGGGCGGCACAAACAAGAAGCTGCTCTTTTTGAAGAAATGCGTCAAGTTTCAGAAGCAACG AAACCAGATCTTGTTATCTTTGTCATGGATAGCAGTATCGGTCAGGCTGCTTTTGATCAGGCTCAAGCATTTAAACAGAGTGTTGCAGTTGGAGCTGTCATCATCACTAAAATGGATGGTCATGCAAAGGGTGGTGGCGCACTTAGTGC TGTTGCTGCTACAAAGAGTCCTGTCATATTCATTGGAACTGGAGAACACATGGATGAATTCGAAGTTTTCGATGTTAAACCATTTGTCAGTCGTCTATTAG GCATGGGAGACTTGTCTGGGTTCATGGACAAAATCCATGAAGTTGTCCCTATGGATCAACAACCGGAACTGCTTCAAATGCTGTCAGAAGGACACTTTACCTTGAGGATTATGTACGAGCAGTTTCAGAATATTCTTAAAATGGGTCCTATTGGCCAG GTTTTTTCTATGCTACCGGGATTTAGTTCTGAGTTAATGCCAAAAGGCCGTGAGAAGGAAAGCCAGGCAAAGATTAAGCGTTACATGACAATGATGGACTCAATGACAAATAAAG AGTTAGATAGTTCAGACCCAAAGCTCATGAATGAGTCTAGAATGATGCGAATAGCTCGAGGTTCTGGTCGGCAAGTTAGGGAAGTAATGGAGATGATGGAAGAGTACAAACGTCTTGCAAAGATATGGAGCAAGATGAAAGGGCTTAAAATACCAAAGAAGGGAGAAATGAGTGCCTTATCCCGAAATATGAATGCCAACCACATGAGCAAAATCCTCCCTCCACAGATGCTAAAGCAAATTGGAGGTATGGGTGGATTACAAAGCTTGATGAAACAGATGGGATCTTCTAAGGATATGATGGGAATGTTTGGCGGTGGCGATAAGTAG
- the LOC131606127 gene encoding zinc finger BED domain-containing protein DAYSLEEPER-like isoform X2, protein MQQKTQPNSRPVNGVNGGLQVNGIPPNSHPVNGVNAGLQVNGILPNSHHVNGVKGGLQVNGTLPKKRPRATSNYTGKGISFDQERCTDDIAKMVILHDYPLDIVEQPGFIAFAQSLQPQFNPLCLNSFEGYCVSMYLREKQKLLDLIYGIPGRLNLTLDVWSSNQTTGYVIIRGHFIDSDSNLHHPILSVVTVPFLDSDELINQSIMTCLSDWHLEGRVLTLAFDKSFSSETFKVNLRSHLSINNPVILGGQLLNRNCYARVLSRLAVDALQAMGETISKVRESVKFVKYSELHEEKFIELKQQLQVPSLVNLLNDDHYKWDTTYHMLVAAWELKEVFACLDTRCPDFIMTLSMDDWKQIKTLCTYLKHLYDASRFLTTQPHPTANLFFAEVSKLHMELTIAAFSQDLFLSSLILPLLKNFDQYWRDSCLILAVAVAMDPRHKMKLVETTFAKIFGENAEPWIRIVEDGLHELFIEYNTEIHFTTTNGGEGEEIMLTVEPYEGPVDGSLFVDEGELSDFEFCISDMTCLQPYKSELDDYLEEPQLSEETEFDIVNWWKLNQSKYPTLSRMASDILSMSISTVSPDSVFDTGVRKMDNHRSSLESRTLEALICAKDWLQHNSMHKNVSNTL, encoded by the coding sequence ATGCAGCAGAAAACTCAACCGAACTCACGTCCTGTAAATGGTGTAAATGGTGGTTTGCAGGTTAATGGCATTCCGCCAAACTCACATCCTGTAAATGGTGTAAATGCTGGTTTGCAGGTTAATGGCATTCTGCCAAACTCACATCATGTAAATGGTGTAAAGGGTGGTTTGCAGGTTAATGGCACTCTACCAAAGAAAAGGCCAAGAGCTACATCTAACTATACTGGTAAAGGTATCTCATTTGATCAGGAGCGTTGCACCGATGACATTGCTAAAATGGTAATTTTACATGATTATCCTCTTGATATTGTGGAACAACCGGGTTTCATTGCTTTTGCACAGAGTCTTCAACCTCAGTTCAATCCGTTGTGTTTGAATTCTTTTGAAGGGTATTGTGTTTCTATGTACCTTAGAGAGAAGCAAAAGTTGTTAGATCTTATCTATGGGATTCCTGGACGACTCAACCTGACATTGGACGTGTGGTCATCAAACCAGACAACAGGGTATGTTATTATCAGAGGGCACTTCATTGATAGTGATTCCAACTTACATCATCCTATTCTCAGTGTTGTTACAGTGCCGTTTCTTGATTCAGATGAACTCATAAACCAATCTATAATGACCTGTTTATCTGATTGGCATTTGGAGGGTCGGGTACTTACCCTTGCATTCGATAAGTCTTTCTCAAGTGAGACCTTCAAGGTAAATTTGCGAAGCCATCTCTCTATTAATAACCCTGTGATTCTCGGTGGTCAGTTATTAAACCGGAATTGTTACGCCCGTGTTCTCAGTCGCCTTGCAGTAGATGCATTACAGGCAATGGGAGAAACTATTAGCAAAGTTCGCGAGTCTGTGAAATTCGTGAAATATTCTGAATTGCACGAAGAGAAGTTTATTGAGCTTAAGCAACAACTACAGGTACCTAGTTTGGTGAACCTATTGAATGATGATCATTATAAATGGGATACAACGTACCATATGCTTGTAGCTGCCTGGGAATTAAAGGAAGTTTTTGCTTGCTTGGATACTCGCTGTCCTGATTTCATAATGACTCTATCTATGGATGACTGGAAGCAGATTAAAACTCTTTGCACATATTTGAAACATTTGTATGATGCATCTCGCTTTTTAACCACCCAACCACATCCAACTGCAAACTTATTTTTTGCCGAAGTGTCAAAACTTCATATGGAGTTGACTATTGCAGCCTTCAGCCAGGATCTTTTTCTTAGTAGTTTGATTTTGCCTTTGCTCAAGAACTTTGATCAATATTGGAGAGATAGCTGTCTCATCTTGGCAGTTGCTGTAGCCATGGACCCAAGGCATAAAATGAAGCTTGTGGAAACCACATTTGCTAAGATATTTGGAGAGAATGCTGAGCCGTGGATTAGGATAGTCGAGGACGGCCTTCATGAACTATTCATTGAATATAATACTGAAATTCATTTTACCACAACAAATGGTGGAGAAGGGGAAGAGATTATGTTAACAGTAGAGCCATATGAAGGGCCGGTTGATGGTTCTCTTTTTGTCGATGAAGGTGAACTTTCTGACTTTGAGTTTTGTATATCTGATATGACTTGTTTGCAGCCATATAAGTCAGAATTGGATGACTATTTGGAAGAACCTCAACTGTCTGAAGAAACAGAATTTGATATTGTGAATTGGTGGAAGTTAAATCAATCGAAATATCCAACATTGTCTAGAATGGCCTCTGATATCTTGTCAATGTCAATATCTACTGTGTCTCCCGATTCTGTTTTTGACACAGGAGTCAGAAAAATGGATAATCACAGGAGTTCGTTAGAATCCCGTACACTCGAAGCCCTTATTTGTGCCAAGGATTGGTTGCAACATAATTCTATGCACAAAAATGTTTCAAATACACTTTGA
- the LOC131606127 gene encoding zinc finger BED domain-containing protein DAYSLEEPER-like isoform X1 — translation MEFQSCIITPNINNEKPDSEIITPIINNEKPDSGTQSNKRKKKKSIVWDYFTVEPVVAGCARAYCKQCNKSFSYIRNLKVAGTSNLKKHISFGICQVMQQKTQPNSRPVNGVNGGLQVNGIPPNSHPVNGVNAGLQVNGILPNSHHVNGVKGGLQVNGTLPKKRPRATSNYTGKGISFDQERCTDDIAKMVILHDYPLDIVEQPGFIAFAQSLQPQFNPLCLNSFEGYCVSMYLREKQKLLDLIYGIPGRLNLTLDVWSSNQTTGYVIIRGHFIDSDSNLHHPILSVVTVPFLDSDELINQSIMTCLSDWHLEGRVLTLAFDKSFSSETFKVNLRSHLSINNPVILGGQLLNRNCYARVLSRLAVDALQAMGETISKVRESVKFVKYSELHEEKFIELKQQLQVPSLVNLLNDDHYKWDTTYHMLVAAWELKEVFACLDTRCPDFIMTLSMDDWKQIKTLCTYLKHLYDASRFLTTQPHPTANLFFAEVSKLHMELTIAAFSQDLFLSSLILPLLKNFDQYWRDSCLILAVAVAMDPRHKMKLVETTFAKIFGENAEPWIRIVEDGLHELFIEYNTEIHFTTTNGGEGEEIMLTVEPYEGPVDGSLFVDEGELSDFEFCISDMTCLQPYKSELDDYLEEPQLSEETEFDIVNWWKLNQSKYPTLSRMASDILSMSISTVSPDSVFDTGVRKMDNHRSSLESRTLEALICAKDWLQHNSMHKNVSNTL, via the coding sequence ATGGAGTTTCAATCTTGTATTATTACTCCTAATATTAACAATGAGAAACCTGATTCAGAAATTATTACTCCTATTATTAACAATGAGAAACCTGATTCAGGAACACAATCCAATAAGCGGAAGAAAAAGAAGTCTATTGTGTGGGATTACTTCACGGTGGAACCTGTTGTAGCTGGATGTGCCAGAGCTTACTGTAAACAGTGCAACAAATCGTTTTCTTATATAAGGAATTTAAAAGTAGCTGGCACAAGTAATTTGAAGAAGCACATTTCTTTCGGAATCTGTCAAGTAATGCAGCAGAAAACTCAACCGAACTCACGTCCTGTAAATGGTGTAAATGGTGGTTTGCAGGTTAATGGCATTCCGCCAAACTCACATCCTGTAAATGGTGTAAATGCTGGTTTGCAGGTTAATGGCATTCTGCCAAACTCACATCATGTAAATGGTGTAAAGGGTGGTTTGCAGGTTAATGGCACTCTACCAAAGAAAAGGCCAAGAGCTACATCTAACTATACTGGTAAAGGTATCTCATTTGATCAGGAGCGTTGCACCGATGACATTGCTAAAATGGTAATTTTACATGATTATCCTCTTGATATTGTGGAACAACCGGGTTTCATTGCTTTTGCACAGAGTCTTCAACCTCAGTTCAATCCGTTGTGTTTGAATTCTTTTGAAGGGTATTGTGTTTCTATGTACCTTAGAGAGAAGCAAAAGTTGTTAGATCTTATCTATGGGATTCCTGGACGACTCAACCTGACATTGGACGTGTGGTCATCAAACCAGACAACAGGGTATGTTATTATCAGAGGGCACTTCATTGATAGTGATTCCAACTTACATCATCCTATTCTCAGTGTTGTTACAGTGCCGTTTCTTGATTCAGATGAACTCATAAACCAATCTATAATGACCTGTTTATCTGATTGGCATTTGGAGGGTCGGGTACTTACCCTTGCATTCGATAAGTCTTTCTCAAGTGAGACCTTCAAGGTAAATTTGCGAAGCCATCTCTCTATTAATAACCCTGTGATTCTCGGTGGTCAGTTATTAAACCGGAATTGTTACGCCCGTGTTCTCAGTCGCCTTGCAGTAGATGCATTACAGGCAATGGGAGAAACTATTAGCAAAGTTCGCGAGTCTGTGAAATTCGTGAAATATTCTGAATTGCACGAAGAGAAGTTTATTGAGCTTAAGCAACAACTACAGGTACCTAGTTTGGTGAACCTATTGAATGATGATCATTATAAATGGGATACAACGTACCATATGCTTGTAGCTGCCTGGGAATTAAAGGAAGTTTTTGCTTGCTTGGATACTCGCTGTCCTGATTTCATAATGACTCTATCTATGGATGACTGGAAGCAGATTAAAACTCTTTGCACATATTTGAAACATTTGTATGATGCATCTCGCTTTTTAACCACCCAACCACATCCAACTGCAAACTTATTTTTTGCCGAAGTGTCAAAACTTCATATGGAGTTGACTATTGCAGCCTTCAGCCAGGATCTTTTTCTTAGTAGTTTGATTTTGCCTTTGCTCAAGAACTTTGATCAATATTGGAGAGATAGCTGTCTCATCTTGGCAGTTGCTGTAGCCATGGACCCAAGGCATAAAATGAAGCTTGTGGAAACCACATTTGCTAAGATATTTGGAGAGAATGCTGAGCCGTGGATTAGGATAGTCGAGGACGGCCTTCATGAACTATTCATTGAATATAATACTGAAATTCATTTTACCACAACAAATGGTGGAGAAGGGGAAGAGATTATGTTAACAGTAGAGCCATATGAAGGGCCGGTTGATGGTTCTCTTTTTGTCGATGAAGGTGAACTTTCTGACTTTGAGTTTTGTATATCTGATATGACTTGTTTGCAGCCATATAAGTCAGAATTGGATGACTATTTGGAAGAACCTCAACTGTCTGAAGAAACAGAATTTGATATTGTGAATTGGTGGAAGTTAAATCAATCGAAATATCCAACATTGTCTAGAATGGCCTCTGATATCTTGTCAATGTCAATATCTACTGTGTCTCCCGATTCTGTTTTTGACACAGGAGTCAGAAAAATGGATAATCACAGGAGTTCGTTAGAATCCCGTACACTCGAAGCCCTTATTTGTGCCAAGGATTGGTTGCAACATAATTCTATGCACAAAAATGTTTCAAATACACTTTGA